One window of Flavobacterium dauae genomic DNA carries:
- a CDS encoding MG2 domain-containing protein, translated as MKHIYLLLLLVFGTTVYAQDFSKEWQKVYELEKAGSYKTAYKEVQDIYNKAARKKNQQQKIKAVVYNLKFKNEVDEVSTQKILNELTKELNSSKGIYKEIYRWYYIKTILAAYDSKQYSWNKNKLVENTTVKVPENIDLWSLDHFKIVVNEQLNLLFKQDQLLKQTKLSGIKDLVFFDEIDHNLNQSVYEFFAINFINEYSYNSSIIQPLNDELFRFDSSFHQQKIIFPPKNDDLKNELGKKAVDLFQKLEAYYISTNQNKALDKIRYLRFEKYAKDKSAEGTTFQNLGKNLTTAFYKNRWYSDYANKLSSEANKTDKKDYYNRSLNAIAEVKKSADENDQLDKVQLLENSIKQKEFAVSLKKEVYEGEPVKYLIDYKNIDTLHFAYYHFKHTVVNDSTYQLVIKNQQPLKTTSRVLPKDLMYFQTSTEVLGEQFPLGNYLLVSYSDAKDLKEFNYQHVVSFKTTSVTVISKNIDTESTDEESYVLYVLNPKTGNPYKNVLVKYQNKSYTTDDVGKVIVSNTKGYNKDNIVKVFMQNGTYQTNLYLDSYNTEYVRNDGDRREATVNLFTDRYIYRPGQEVHFKGILYEMQKAGNNVLANKSFNVVLKDDNSEEVNKLTVKTNELGAFSGAFLLPKNIATGDFYVEVDELDEYTDKTEEEFWENLYFETESFRYKVEEYKRPTFDFEVEEIKQNVYFDEKVTIKGKASSLAGGAIANAKVKLNINSSFYDYEERGSINLIDSKEELFTNDQGFFEYTFTVKSNSISEKAKMKPIQAHVYYEIEVIDQAGEVHETDGQFTVANTKYRLNAYNYSVSVTNKPLSVTVNSTSHNNDFLPVTGKVKIYQTLPVNHFYKSRPWNIPELSSINEKTFRELFPYETYSLNDEKVAEKVLVYEGTYTTQKDKDFELDIKNWKTGRYNFEFEITDEKSGLPIKAETTFSIKNADEKLATNENFTVVNHSKSNADQLVLETNSIYDNVALYVTYFDRDATIKSLTFKIKKGTQQLKLPLTNSTENESVSYSWFFVNSHELYSNSGNYNIENSKTNEDFLWNVEWQSWNDKLNPAEQYKWKLLLKNAKNNKPYQGEFLASMYDASLDLLLKDSWEYETEWITYSQKIDNYVYVNFSTPKKQNNVHHNNLFSSNYYHSNSFYWNTWNYFGYNFTTHNYYNSAFQNQQSKNVGFQVEVRDAKTNKFISNAVVVNLKNSNKTITNEDGFAKVSGNKTALVGITALGYKNLKVELKKGLTVIHLELVDEVISKVSYDRFNDDIKTFNKIYKYYIERVEGFSDVLNEGQLFTQKVLNNDETFTYDVIDDTNIVKDGVLKTIKGIVKTQDGDPIPGATVMVLDTNKSTETDVEGTYQIKASAGDRIKVVYEGFKPETLYVNNTQVLNFVLLEDESMAMNDIVVDTYRTVGADKGRKGTGSGERFTVTSKTLQGQPGAGTTVVLRGLGSIIGDVQPLYIVDGVPMSAEDFRNLNPNDIVATEVLKGDEAIAVYGNRGANGVIVITTKKAQQAAEHLEIPLRKNLQETAFFFPHLQIQKDGSVEINFTAPEALTKWKFRGLAHNKTTDFIYVESLSRTQKDVMIQPNMPRFVRETDVVVLKARVSNTTNAPLQATAVLRLFNTVTGEDLTDKIIKTDKLDPTTINGLSANTVSWSVEIPKDIEGLQYRISVKAGNFTDGEESVIPVLSNRTLITETAAIWQLGKQNKEYKLDNLLNNNSQTIKNHQFVVEISHNATWLTMQSLPYLYDFQHTCNEQIFAKYFADVLAMHVLEKNPTIKDLISEWKNNPKSKLEENEELKQLMLQETPWMKDLVSNEEKKAQLAAYFDKDRLEKEADEIIKTLGERQNVSGGFGWFSGGSENDYITQHILVTAAQLDKLGISHFNATDVKNIVNKAHRFIDVKMQDQLKTKDKTFSNHSAINYAFVKSYYSKDFAIPADVSKQLNQNFIDLRKNWVALSLQNKAKLAIVLKRKGDVAWAKQILNQLNESAVINETYGMYWKENSNEHYYYYNAAEVQALIIEAFKEIENNEVTLQKLNAWLLSQKLNKDWGTTKATTSAIYALLLSNSTEIAKADKAVVSVGNGTIKTNETAENQSDDVLGYQTYQWKVNEITNDFGKVSVKNKSEKPVFGGIYWQYFEDFNTVKEANNGILKIARKFYIENSDKKLEEISNETNLKLGQKVIIRLEITAEKDMEFIHIKDMRAATFEPVDVLSGYKYENNLRYYQSTRDAATNFFTDYLSKGNYVIDYEVRLNNEGSFTSGISTIQSMYAPEHTGHSKGNTVKVKE; from the coding sequence ATGAAACACATTTATTTATTGCTACTGTTAGTTTTTGGAACTACTGTTTATGCACAAGATTTTTCTAAAGAATGGCAAAAAGTTTATGAACTTGAAAAAGCCGGAAGTTATAAAACGGCTTATAAAGAAGTTCAGGATATTTATAACAAAGCAGCTCGCAAGAAAAATCAACAACAAAAGATTAAAGCAGTTGTTTATAATTTAAAATTTAAAAATGAGGTAGATGAAGTTTCTACGCAAAAAATTTTAAACGAACTTACCAAAGAACTTAATTCAAGTAAAGGCATTTACAAAGAAATTTACCGTTGGTATTATATTAAAACTATTTTAGCTGCTTACGATTCTAAACAATATTCTTGGAATAAAAATAAATTAGTTGAAAACACAACGGTTAAAGTACCTGAAAATATTGATTTATGGTCTTTAGATCATTTTAAAATTGTTGTAAATGAACAATTAAATTTACTTTTTAAGCAAGATCAATTGTTAAAACAAACAAAACTTTCTGGTATTAAAGATTTAGTTTTTTTTGATGAAATAGATCATAATTTAAACCAATCTGTTTACGAGTTTTTTGCAATTAATTTTATTAATGAATATTCTTATAACTCGTCAATAATTCAACCTTTAAACGATGAACTGTTTCGATTTGATTCCTCTTTTCATCAACAAAAAATAATCTTTCCTCCTAAAAATGACGATTTAAAAAACGAATTAGGAAAAAAAGCTGTGGATTTGTTTCAAAAACTAGAAGCGTATTACATTTCAACAAATCAAAATAAGGCGTTAGATAAAATAAGATATCTGCGTTTTGAAAAATATGCAAAAGATAAATCGGCAGAAGGAACTACTTTTCAAAACCTTGGAAAAAATTTAACTACAGCTTTTTATAAAAATCGTTGGTATTCAGACTATGCAAATAAACTAAGCAGTGAAGCAAATAAAACAGATAAAAAAGATTATTACAACCGCTCGTTAAATGCTATTGCCGAAGTTAAAAAAAGCGCAGATGAAAATGATCAATTGGATAAAGTACAGCTTTTAGAAAATAGTATAAAACAAAAAGAATTTGCCGTATCACTTAAAAAAGAAGTCTATGAAGGCGAACCTGTAAAATACTTAATTGATTATAAAAATATAGATACTTTGCATTTTGCTTATTATCATTTTAAACATACTGTTGTGAATGACAGTACGTATCAATTGGTAATAAAAAATCAGCAGCCACTTAAAACTACTTCGCGTGTTTTACCTAAAGATTTAATGTATTTTCAAACTTCAACAGAAGTTTTAGGAGAGCAGTTTCCTTTAGGAAATTATCTGTTGGTGTCTTATTCTGATGCTAAAGATTTAAAAGAATTTAATTATCAGCATGTAGTTTCATTTAAAACTACAAGTGTAACGGTAATATCTAAAAATATTGATACAGAATCAACCGATGAAGAATCTTATGTGTTGTATGTTTTAAATCCAAAAACAGGAAATCCGTATAAAAATGTATTGGTCAAATATCAGAATAAAAGCTATACAACCGATGACGTAGGAAAAGTAATTGTTTCGAACACCAAAGGTTACAATAAAGATAATATTGTAAAGGTTTTTATGCAAAATGGAACCTACCAAACAAATTTGTATTTAGATAGTTACAATACCGAATATGTTAGAAATGATGGTGACAGACGGGAAGCTACAGTTAATTTGTTTACAGATAGATATATTTATCGACCAGGACAAGAAGTACATTTTAAAGGCATTTTATACGAAATGCAAAAAGCTGGAAATAACGTTTTGGCAAATAAATCTTTTAATGTGGTTTTAAAAGATGATAACTCTGAAGAGGTTAATAAACTAACTGTGAAAACCAACGAATTAGGTGCTTTTAGCGGTGCTTTTTTATTGCCTAAAAATATAGCAACAGGTGATTTTTATGTTGAAGTTGATGAGTTAGATGAATATACTGATAAGACAGAAGAAGAATTTTGGGAGAATTTATATTTTGAAACAGAAAGTTTCAGGTATAAAGTAGAAGAATACAAACGTCCAACTTTTGATTTTGAAGTAGAAGAAATAAAACAAAACGTTTATTTTGATGAAAAAGTAACCATAAAAGGTAAAGCAAGTAGTTTGGCAGGTGGAGCTATTGCAAATGCTAAAGTAAAGCTAAACATAAATTCATCTTTTTACGATTACGAAGAAAGAGGCTCTATAAATCTGATAGATTCAAAAGAAGAACTATTTACCAACGATCAAGGTTTTTTTGAATATACCTTTACAGTTAAGTCTAATTCTATTAGTGAAAAAGCAAAAATGAAACCTATACAAGCACATGTTTATTATGAGATTGAAGTAATAGATCAAGCAGGTGAAGTTCATGAAACCGACGGGCAATTTACTGTTGCCAATACAAAGTATAGGTTAAATGCTTACAATTACAGTGTATCGGTTACAAACAAACCTTTAAGTGTTACTGTTAATTCTACCAGTCATAACAACGATTTTTTACCTGTAACTGGTAAAGTTAAAATCTATCAAACCTTACCTGTCAATCATTTTTATAAAAGCAGACCATGGAATATTCCCGAATTATCATCTATAAACGAAAAAACATTTAGAGAGTTATTTCCTTACGAAACGTATTCGTTAAACGATGAAAAAGTAGCCGAAAAAGTATTGGTTTACGAAGGAACATACACCACACAAAAAGACAAAGATTTTGAATTAGATATTAAGAATTGGAAAACCGGACGTTATAATTTTGAATTTGAAATTACAGACGAAAAATCTGGTTTGCCAATTAAAGCCGAAACAACGTTTAGTATAAAAAATGCCGATGAAAAACTGGCAACGAACGAAAATTTTACCGTTGTAAATCATTCAAAATCAAATGCAGATCAGTTGGTTTTAGAAACAAACAGCATATATGATAACGTTGCGTTGTACGTTACCTATTTTGACCGGGATGCAACTATTAAGTCGTTAACTTTTAAGATAAAAAAAGGTACACAACAACTAAAATTGCCTTTAACAAATAGTACAGAAAACGAATCGGTTTCTTACAGTTGGTTTTTTGTAAACAGTCATGAGCTTTATTCAAATAGTGGAAATTATAACATAGAAAATAGTAAAACAAATGAAGATTTTCTATGGAATGTAGAATGGCAGTCATGGAACGATAAATTAAATCCTGCCGAACAATATAAATGGAAGTTACTGCTAAAAAACGCCAAAAATAATAAACCGTATCAAGGCGAGTTTTTAGCAAGTATGTACGATGCTTCTTTAGATTTATTGTTGAAAGATTCTTGGGAATATGAAACAGAATGGATTACATATTCTCAGAAAATAGATAATTATGTGTACGTGAATTTTTCTACTCCCAAAAAGCAAAATAACGTGCATCATAATAATTTATTTAGTTCAAATTATTATCACAGCAACAGCTTTTATTGGAATACATGGAACTATTTTGGTTATAATTTTACTACACATAATTATTATAACTCTGCTTTTCAAAATCAACAGAGTAAAAATGTAGGGTTTCAGGTTGAAGTACGCGATGCTAAAACCAATAAATTTATTTCCAATGCTGTAGTAGTGAATCTTAAAAATTCAAACAAAACAATAACTAACGAAGACGGTTTTGCAAAAGTGTCGGGCAACAAAACGGCTTTAGTGGGCATTACAGCATTAGGCTATAAAAACTTAAAAGTAGAATTGAAAAAAGGATTAACTGTTATTCATTTAGAACTTGTAGATGAGGTTATTTCTAAAGTTTCGTATGATAGATTTAACGACGATATTAAAACATTCAACAAAATTTATAAATATTATATTGAACGTGTTGAAGGATTTTCGGATGTTTTAAACGAAGGACAACTGTTCACGCAAAAAGTTTTAAATAATGATGAAACGTTTACATATGATGTTATAGATGATACCAATATAGTTAAAGACGGCGTTTTAAAAACCATAAAAGGAATTGTAAAAACCCAAGATGGCGATCCAATTCCAGGTGCAACAGTTATGGTTCTTGATACTAATAAAAGTACCGAAACCGATGTAGAAGGAACTTATCAAATTAAAGCTTCGGCAGGCGATCGTATTAAGGTTGTCTATGAAGGATTTAAGCCTGAAACGTTATATGTAAACAATACGCAAGTACTGAATTTTGTATTGCTAGAAGACGAATCTATGGCTATGAATGACATAGTCGTGGATACATATAGAACAGTCGGTGCAGACAAAGGTCGTAAAGGAACTGGAAGTGGAGAAAGATTTACTGTAACATCTAAAACATTACAAGGGCAACCCGGTGCTGGTACAACTGTTGTTCTACGTGGTTTAGGATCAATTATTGGAGATGTTCAACCTCTATATATTGTAGATGGAGTACCTATGTCTGCAGAAGATTTTCGTAACTTAAATCCTAATGATATAGTAGCAACAGAAGTTCTAAAAGGTGATGAAGCAATAGCTGTTTATGGTAATCGCGGTGCAAATGGTGTTATTGTTATTACCACTAAAAAAGCACAACAGGCAGCGGAGCATTTAGAAATTCCGTTACGCAAAAACTTACAAGAAACCGCATTTTTCTTTCCGCATTTACAAATTCAGAAAGACGGTTCGGTAGAAATTAACTTTACTGCACCCGAAGCATTAACCAAATGGAAATTCCGTGGTTTGGCACATAATAAAACCACTGATTTTATTTATGTAGAAAGTTTAAGCAGAACTCAAAAAGACGTAATGATTCAGCCAAACATGCCGCGTTTTGTTCGTGAAACCGATGTGGTTGTTTTAAAAGCACGCGTAAGCAATACCACCAATGCTCCGTTGCAGGCAACTGCCGTTTTGCGTTTATTTAATACCGTTACTGGTGAAGATTTAACCGATAAAATCATTAAAACCGATAAGCTGGATCCAACAACAATTAATGGTTTAAGTGCCAATACGGTTAGTTGGTCAGTTGAAATTCCTAAAGATATCGAAGGTTTGCAATACCGCATTTCTGTAAAAGCAGGCAATTTTACCGATGGCGAAGAAAGCGTGATTCCGGTTTTAAGTAACCGAACATTAATTACCGAAACCGCTGCTATTTGGCAGTTAGGCAAACAAAATAAAGAGTATAAACTTGATAATTTACTAAACAACAATTCACAAACGATAAAAAATCATCAGTTTGTGGTGGAAATTTCGCACAACGCCACGTGGTTAACTATGCAGTCGTTGCCTTATTTGTACGATTTTCAGCATACCTGTAACGAACAAATTTTTGCCAAGTATTTTGCTGATGTTTTAGCGATGCATGTGTTGGAAAAAAATCCGACGATTAAAGATTTGATTTCTGAATGGAAGAATAACCCAAAATCTAAATTAGAAGAGAATGAAGAATTGAAACAACTAATGCTTCAGGAAACTCCGTGGATGAAAGATTTAGTTTCAAACGAAGAGAAAAAAGCACAGTTGGCAGCTTACTTTGATAAGGATCGATTGGAAAAAGAAGCCGATGAAATTATAAAAACCTTGGGCGAACGTCAAAACGTTTCAGGTGGTTTTGGTTGGTTTTCGGGCGGATCTGAAAACGATTACATAACGCAGCACATTTTGGTTACGGCGGCTCAATTAGATAAATTAGGTATTTCGCATTTCAATGCAACCGATGTAAAAAACATCGTAAATAAAGCTCACAGGTTTATTGATGTTAAAATGCAGGATCAACTGAAAACAAAAGACAAGACATTCTCAAATCACAGTGCGATTAATTATGCTTTTGTGAAGAGTTATTATTCGAAAGATTTTGCAATTCCTGCTGATGTTTCTAAGCAATTGAATCAGAATTTTATCGATTTAAGGAAAAATTGGGTAGCATTATCGCTTCAAAACAAAGCGAAATTGGCAATAGTTTTAAAAAGAAAAGGCGATGTTGCTTGGGCAAAACAAATTTTAAATCAGTTAAATGAAAGTGCGGTGATCAATGAAACCTACGGAATGTATTGGAAAGAAAACAGCAACGAGCATTATTACTATTACAATGCAGCCGAAGTTCAGGCGTTGATTATTGAGGCTTTTAAAGAAATTGAAAACAACGAAGTAACGCTTCAAAAATTAAATGCGTGGTTGTTAAGCCAAAAATTAAATAAAGACTGGGGTACCACAAAAGCAACCACATCGGCAATTTATGCGTTGTTGTTATCAAATTCAACCGAAATTGCAAAGGCAGATAAAGCAGTTGTATCCGTAGGAAATGGAACTATAAAAACTAATGAAACCGCAGAAAATCAATCCGATGATGTTTTGGGCTATCAAACGTATCAATGGAAAGTAAATGAAATTACGAACGATTTTGGTAAAGTATCAGTAAAAAACAAAAGTGAAAAACCTGTTTTTGGCGGAATTTACTGGCAATATTTCGAAGATTTTAATACGGTAAAAGAAGCGAATAACGGAATCTTAAAAATTGCACGAAAGTTTTATATCGAAAATTCCGACAAAAAGCTAGAGGAAATTTCAAACGAAACCAATCTTAAATTAGGACAAAAAGTAATTATTCGATTAGAAATTACAGCCGAAAAAGATATGGAATTTATTCATATTAAAGATATGCGTGCGGCAACTTTTGAACCTGTTGATGTACTTTCGGGTTACAAATACGAAAACAATTTGCGTTATTACCAATCAACACGCGATGCTGCAACCAACTTTTTCACCGATTATCTGTCAAAAGGTAATTATGTGATTGATTATGAAGTGCGATTGAATAACGAAGGTAGTTTTACCAGCGGAATTTCAACTATTCAAAGTATGTATGCGCCGGAACATACCGGGCATAGTAAAGGAAATACGGTAAAGGTGAAAGAATAA
- a CDS encoding TlpA family protein disulfide reductase: protein MKKFIGICTLLLTFTSCDKKAETAVEKPQVIELSTDYASVFDQFTKQNDTLYLVNFWATWCQPCVEELPDFMKVNDEFKSEKFKMILVSLDKGSDFETKVKDYLKTNNISPDVYVLTDNKRMNKWIPKINKTWSGAIPATAVYKNGKQLFFTEGKISYTNLKSTINKFK from the coding sequence ATGAAGAAATTTATAGGAATTTGCACGCTTTTACTCACTTTTACTTCTTGTGATAAAAAAGCAGAAACTGCTGTTGAAAAACCACAGGTTATTGAATTAAGCACCGATTACGCTTCGGTTTTTGATCAATTTACCAAACAAAACGATACGCTTTATCTTGTGAACTTTTGGGCAACGTGGTGTCAGCCTTGTGTAGAAGAATTACCTGATTTTATGAAAGTGAATGATGAGTTTAAATCAGAAAAATTCAAAATGATTTTAGTGAGTTTGGATAAAGGAAGTGATTTTGAAACCAAAGTGAAAGACTATCTTAAAACCAACAACATTTCGCCCGATGTTTATGTTTTGACTGACAATAAACGTATGAACAAATGGATCCCGAAAATCAATAAAACCTGGAGCGGTGCCATACCTGCGACTGCCGTTTATAAAAACGGAAAACAGTTATTTTTTACCGAAGGTAAAATTTCGTACACCAATTTAAAAAGTACCATTAACAAATTTAAATAA